DNA from Alnus glutinosa chromosome 2, dhAlnGlut1.1, whole genome shotgun sequence:
AACAAAACCCAAACtgtcaaaggaaaaaagaaaagaaaagaaaagaaaagaaaaacgacAAACCAGTTACAAGGAGCAAAGCTAACACATTAGTCAACAGTGTCCAAAAAAGAGGAGCTAAGACTCACAAACACCACTCCTCTTCCTCTGCCGTTCTTTGTGCTATGTAAATCAAAACcatatttctctttctctttcttttttgaaaatattgaaagaaAGAGAATAGATCAGAGCCAGAGAGCGCCGGCATCTTTGAGAAGAGGCACCAGAGTGCCATTGATATGAGAGGCCATGACTCTGTCCATTGCCCCAACAAGCTTCCCGCCGATAAAGACGACCGGGACAGCTGAGGAGCTTCCCAAGAGCCTCATTAGAGCCTTCTCCATGTCTTTACCTCTGGGGTCCTCGTCCAGCTCGTACACAGTTGGGTTCACGCCCATGCCACAGAAGAGCCGCTTTATGGCATGGCACATGCAACATGTGCTCATGCTGAAGATCACCACCGCGTTCTCTGACGCCAGCCTCTCTATGCGCTCAAGCGGGTCGCCCATGGTACTACTCCTTGTGGTCATGTAAGAGCCCCAAGCTTCAGTCTGGTAATGCATTTTTGTATCAAACAAGATGAGAAGTTAGTTGCTATATATAGAGAAAGAAGATGAGCGAGCGAGTGAGTGAGTGAGGAATGATGGAAGCTAGCTAGGAAGGCTTGGTATTTATAGAAGCGAGTTTGGGAGAAGATAGGTAGGGTGAGGATTAaggtaaattataaattaattttccatTAGAAGGTcagttttgtaaataaaaaaaaagtaagtctTTTGTAGTCGTCACTCGTCAGCGCATGCacgcaagagagagagagatgagaacaACTTTTTAATCATATAATGaactttcaaattttcaatgcggtgataaaaatagtaaattctTGTATACCTGTCGATGGAAATAATTGTTACATGTTACATATAGAAGCCTTGATAAGTGACATAAGAGCATATATCTtgatcttattatttatttatatttcatgTAAATATTTTACACGGtaaacatcacttttatttttttttaaaaaaaataaacccacaagtgaaaaaaaaattaaaatgttactttaaataatttaaatagaaCCTAatacatcaaaccaataaaagaGGGAAGAAAACGTAGCTATATGTAATTAGATGAAAGGggtaaagaagaagaaggagaagaagaagaagaagaaaaaaaatgaagtggaaAAGATTAGAAAGTATCGATAAAATTAATTATGGGAAGAGACAGGGAGCACAGGCTTTTTCAGAAGGGAGTGGTTGGTTAATAGACGGCTGTTTCCGTCCTTGTTGTCGGCCCTACGTGATCAAAAAAGGATTGAACGTGGCCATCACGAACCTTTGTTCCTTTTTGGGACGCGACCTTCATGCGCATTTTCAGCCTCATCCCCTTGGACCCTTTTGCCGTACCTACAATAGCCAATagggaaaaataaaaccaaattaaGTTTCTTTGACTGTCTttgattttgaatatatatatatataaaagaaaattatttaagaAAGTGATATATTGTAacataaatatcaaaataaaagtaggaatatatatatattccttatatttttccattaaaaaaagtCTCTGACTTCTATGATCACCAGTGGCAAAGATTGGGTCGAATATGGAATTGGTTTGATTGATGCCTTGGATGAATATTCTGAAAGTTGCtgatttctcttttatatatatgcctCGTATTATTTTCGATTCGGGCggtttctttttcctcttgctggaaagaaatctttcatagaatagagagaatatttttttttgtaattagtGCTTACATGTGGTGatcataaataatattatataattaatgagCATCAAGGACGTTAATTAAGAAGAACTTATATATGTTCATCCATATTAACTCATCACCTTTTCTTCTGCAGATTTGAGTCCATCACTAGAGAGATGCTGATGATCATGATCTATTATATATTCTCCAGAATTCTCAGTAGATATTCTAGCTCTCTTTTAGCCATATGGATTACATTTTTCTTGGGGGCTTGGGAATATAGGCTTTATTGGGTAATGTCCATTAATATATTGTATTAGAACAGTTTTTTTCATGTCGAATACAAATTAATTTGCACATGTAAAAGATAAAGGAGATAAACAATAACAGAGCCCTTTGAGAGTATCGAATGAGAATAACTTTAATGCTTAAGTCAATAAAGTGTTTAAGAAAGATAAATACATTGTTAATGAGCAGAAAccaaaaatttatcttttctgGCTCTGAGTTACCTTTTATGGTATCTTCTTTAATTGCAACCGCTCCCCTTCATGCACTCTATGTATATAACActactcatctctctctctcgagtcATTCATCTCACGTCTATCTTAATTAAAACATGGCTTATCCTTGAAGTTAAAAATGCACGGTTGAATTTAAAATCATGGCCTAGGTGGCAACTACGTGATGGAAGGTCATGTGGGCTTGATTTGATATGAGGGTCACGTGGGCTTATCGGCCTATAATCCACATCTTGTATTGCAtgaacaaaattataatttttcgtttGGGAGGGGCAAAGTATGAATGAAGGTTGGAACAAGGTTACCTTTGTATGAAAGATTTACTTTTTGACAACTggtttttaacaataattaaatatttaactatgaatatataaatatctaactatatatatatatatatgtttaacaGTGCTGTTCTAATAAATTTACAGGATGAATATAAAAGCATAATCTAATTTTTCCAATAGAGGGTGTACaattaaagaagagaaagagggaaGAGGAGAGACtaaactaggttaaaatattgaagaagaaaaaaaacagatgAATATATACCCTTGTTTATAAACTTCATTTTGACTATTTACGCTTGTTAATATGCCTTTATGAATGAATATATAATTTGGGATCCGAAGTACTTTAAATCTCTgaattgttagtaattttttaaaaataaaaaatttataaaaaaaataaataaattacaagttTGAACAGCCTTTCTTACATAGAATAAGGGCCCGTGCAACTAAACCCCATaactttctttttataaaaatgtttgaatcgcaaacaattaaaaaaataaaaaaaaataatcatccCATAAATTGAGGGTAAAGTTTGAGAAAGCCTGGATTGTAACACAGTGGACATGGATAATGCATGCTAGCTAAGTAGCTAGGCTAGTCGGTAGCTAGCCCTCTTTTTGAATGTAGCTGTACTGGTACTTTACCCAAACTTCGGAGATCATGTGGTCAAAAGTAATGTAACGGTAAATATGTAGCTGTACTGTACTGGTGTTCAATGTTCAAGCAAGGGAAATTAATCAGACGGTGGGGGTTCTTGGAAAGCTTAATCACAATATTTCAAACTCCTCTCACATGtgaaatttgtattttagtgAGGCATTCAACACCATAGAACTGGTTGCATGACGCGATCAAACTTCAGCTTTAATTTATATGGTCCCCaacttttttatcttttctctaAACACTCACTATAAAACAAAGCccaaacaataaataataatatgttAAGTTAAAAACCAAATTTCAGTTCTTATATTCATaacactcaaaaaaaataaataaataattcacttataacttctaatttttcatcacttttaaaaaaaattctaacagatggttgaagttgaaaaaaaattgacagattgatacctaaattaacactttttaaagtttggataccttttttttttaaagtgaataAATATTAGGAGTTATAAGttgatttaaaaacaaaaaaattactattaaaacaaaatttaataataatctactataaattcaataataattttaaaagttatgttaaaaaataagagtgcatgtaacattactctcaatatatatatatatagaaagagagagagagagagaaatgatacatgcACTACAAGTGCACAACTTCAAGGCACATTAAGATATGATCCACACGCGAATCCCTTACAATATACTTTAAAATTGTGCACTTGTAATGTATTTGTTgtaattctaacatttttcat
Protein-coding regions in this window:
- the LOC133861516 gene encoding glutaredoxin-C1-like, which encodes MHYQTEAWGSYMTTRSSTMGDPLERIERLASENAVVIFSMSTCCMCHAIKRLFCGMGVNPTVYELDEDPRGKDMEKALMRLLGSSSAVPVVFIGGKLVGAMDRVMASHINGTLVPLLKDAGALWL